One Oncorhynchus keta strain PuntledgeMale-10-30-2019 chromosome 23, Oket_V2, whole genome shotgun sequence DNA segment encodes these proteins:
- the LOC118373385 gene encoding C-C motif chemokine 20-like: protein MAQIRAPVIVLLVLLAVGLFTTEASAAKQARRRRFCCQSYTGGEIPSAVIVGYTLQTTTEICRIPAIIFHTKNGKDLCADPSQSSVIQHVNRLRDKVVHISKSQS, encoded by the exons ATGGCCCAGATCAGAGCCCCTGTTATTGTGCTGCTCGTGCTCCTGGCTGTGGGGCTGTTCACTACTGAGGCTTCTGCAGCTAAACAAG CACGTCGTAGAAGATTCTGCTGTCAAAGTTATACTGGTGGGGAAATACCTTCTGCAGTTATCGTAGGATATACCCTACAGACCACGACTGAAATCTGCAGAATCCCTGCCATCAT ATTCCACACTAAAAATGGGAAAGATTTGTGTGCAGATCCTTCCCAGAGCTCGGTGATCCAACATGTCAACCGACTGAG GGACAAGGTGGTTCACATCAGTAAATCACAGTCCTAA